TTGTGGGAGGCATTTTGGGGTCAGGATGAAACTTTGCCTTTCTATGTTTCTTGCGTCTATAATTCAAACCTGAGATTTTATCAGGCTGAGAAAGCCATTTCGAAAGGGAAGCTGGGAGGTCTTTGTGCCACAGCTGTAATGCTCAAAAACCCAAGGCATCCACAAGGGAAGTGGGATGATATTTTGGAACTTGCTATTCTAAGGTCAGATATTGGAAACCTTTGTACAGTAGAGAATGACTGTAAACCTTGTCTCTCAATTTTAGGCGAAGCTTTATTCTTTGCTCTAAGAGTATTGGTTGCAAGAAGCATCAGCAGATCCAATATTCCTCTCAGTTTGAATTCAGTTTTTGTTCTTTtagttgacactcaatatggtGGAGTCCTAAAACTTGAAGGAGATGTAAGCAAGTTGGAAATGGATTTGAATGATGTATATGGTTGTGCTGCTGAATGGATAAAAAATAATGCTTTAATTACCATTTCTCCCATCGATAGGATCTGGAACAAGCTTGGAAATGCTAATTGGGGGGATGTCGGGGCTTTACAAGCACTTTATGCGACCTTCCACTCAATCACACAATATGCTGGAATGTCAAAGAATTCAATTGAAGATTTGGCTGCAGACCACAGTGCTCGGCTTCAGGCAAGAAGAATTGAAAGACAATTGGGGGATAGCTGGGTGAATGGAAATGGTTTGTTTCGCTACCAGCAGCGTAGTGCATCACCTGAAATTGTTGAAGTACATGAAGAGTCCTTCAGGTTAGAACCTGACAAGTCCATGAACCTGGAAATCGGTTCTGTTGTGCTGATAGAAGATTCAAACTGGAAGAAGGATTATCAGATAAATGAAGTCCTAACAGATGGAGAAATTCCGTATTACATTGCGTCTTCTGTCGAAGATCCTGGCACGACTTCATTTTTATATGTTGGTTCACATCCTTCTCTGCTGGAACCAGCGTGGGAAGATATGAAACTGTGGTATCAAGTTCAGAGGCAGACAAAGGTATTGGGCGTTATGAAGCAAAAGGAGTTGTCCAGCAAGTATCTACCTCAGTTGGATGCATCTGGGCGGATAATTCATCCTGGCCAATGCAGGAGACCAAGCTCGGGCGGTAACTGTGATCGTCAATGGTGTGGAACTCCAGTTTTAATGACTAGTCCAGTGGGCAGAACAGTTGCTGATTTGGTGAGACTTGGCCACTTTGGTAGCGATGAGGCTATTAGATGTTGCCATGACTGTTTAGCTGCCCTTTCTGCTGCTGCCTCAGTTGGCATTCGGCACGGAGATATCAGGCCTGAGAACGTTGTTTTTGTTAATTCTGGTGTGAGGCAACCTTATTTTGTTCTCGTTGGTTGGGGACATGCTATTTTAGAAGAGAGGGATCGTCCTGCAATGAATTTACATTTCTCCTCTACCTATGCCCTTCAAGAAGGGAAACTGTGCTCAGCCTCTGATGCAGAGAGTCTCGTGTACATGCT
The sequence above is a segment of the Solanum lycopersicum chromosome 10, SLM_r2.1 genome. Coding sequences within it:
- the LOC101255641 gene encoding uncharacterized protein, producing the protein MEGVSPDQESVESGAKKSSISSGGRLHDRKEFLHRFVDSESLTENIKTWYEETIENSTHKEPSFDVPFELIDLQKFDYALGGVPFQQLIRMPSAVYASTSGAAEATAYLALEDFLHASVKGLWEAFWGQDETLPFYVSCVYNSNLRFYQAEKAISKGKLGGLCATAVMLKNPRHPQGKWDDILELAILRSDIGNLCTVENDCKPCLSILGEALFFALRVLVARSISRSNIPLSLNSVFVLLVDTQYGGVLKLEGDVSKLEMDLNDVYGCAAEWIKNNALITISPIDRIWNKLGNANWGDVGALQALYATFHSITQYAGMSKNSIEDLAADHSARLQARRIERQLGDSWVNGNGLFRYQQRSASPEIVEVHEESFRLEPDKSMNLEIGSVVLIEDSNWKKDYQINEVLTDGEIPYYIASSVEDPGTTSFLYVGSHPSLLEPAWEDMKLWYQVQRQTKVLGVMKQKELSSKYLPQLDASGRIIHPGQCRRPSSGGNCDRQWCGTPVLMTSPVGRTVADLVRLGHFGSDEAIRCCHDCLAALSAAASVGIRHGDIRPENVVFVNSGVRQPYFVLVGWGHAILEERDRPAMNLHFSSTYALQEGKLCSASDAESLVYMLYFSSGSNMPNLDSVEGALQWRETSWSKRLIQQKLGDISAVLKAFADYVDSLCGTPYPMNFDIWLTRLKRHIPDDDHGKQIDTSS